The proteins below come from a single Gemmatimonadota bacterium genomic window:
- a CDS encoding sulfatase-like hydrolase/transferase produces MPLGALAVLACATLPAPLAAQRSPRRAARPNIVLIFPDNLGWGEVGAYGSVRGVPTPHIDSIAAQGARLDNFNVEFSCTVSRAAMMTGRYAVRTGATQGTGFTLWETTIAEALKPLGYATALYGKWHLGGTNWIDHRTPIDQGFDEWYGIPNTSNEAQWMQAPELKANPADSSFIWEQKAGEAPRRVSVFDTETRRLVDREAARRGVTFIEKHARAGTPFFLYYPMTQLHFPTLSHPDFAGKTRAGDIGDAMADVDYNVGLITGALKRLKLDDNTLVIWCTDNGAEGRRPWRGTSGVWRGFYNTVMEGGVRTPCVVRWTGRIPRGQTLDGIVHEMDLFPTIAAAVGADIVPKDRAFDGVNQLPYLEKRQATSARETVLMFTGNDVRAVKWNDWKFHYAFQPEPRVTEPPLMRLFNLRSDPREETDIKAVHPWALAHFDRLVGAFTESTRRYPNVPIGAKDPYTPPATR; encoded by the coding sequence GTGCCGCTTGGCGCGCTTGCCGTGCTGGCCTGCGCGACGCTCCCCGCGCCGCTCGCCGCGCAACGCTCCCCGCGGCGAGCGGCCCGTCCCAACATCGTCCTCATCTTCCCCGACAATCTCGGGTGGGGCGAGGTGGGCGCGTACGGCAGTGTGCGCGGCGTTCCGACTCCACACATCGACAGCATCGCAGCGCAGGGGGCTCGCCTCGACAACTTCAACGTCGAGTTCTCCTGCACCGTGTCGCGCGCGGCGATGATGACGGGACGATACGCGGTGCGCACCGGCGCCACGCAGGGGACGGGCTTCACGCTGTGGGAGACGACGATCGCCGAAGCGCTCAAGCCGCTCGGCTACGCGACGGCGCTCTACGGCAAGTGGCACCTTGGGGGGACCAACTGGATCGACCATCGGACCCCCATCGATCAGGGGTTCGACGAATGGTACGGCATCCCCAACACCAGCAACGAGGCGCAATGGATGCAGGCGCCGGAGCTCAAGGCCAACCCGGCTGATTCTTCCTTCATCTGGGAGCAGAAGGCCGGTGAGGCGCCGCGGCGCGTGAGCGTCTTCGACACCGAAACGCGACGGCTGGTCGATCGCGAGGCGGCACGACGCGGCGTGACCTTCATCGAGAAGCACGCACGCGCCGGGACGCCGTTCTTCCTGTACTACCCGATGACGCAGCTCCACTTCCCGACGCTGTCGCACCCCGACTTTGCCGGGAAGACGCGCGCCGGCGACATCGGCGATGCCATGGCCGATGTGGACTACAACGTGGGGCTCATCACGGGCGCGCTCAAGCGCCTCAAGCTCGACGACAACACGCTGGTCATCTGGTGCACCGACAATGGCGCCGAGGGGCGGCGGCCGTGGCGCGGGACGTCCGGGGTCTGGCGCGGCTTCTACAACACCGTCATGGAAGGAGGCGTGCGCACGCCCTGCGTCGTGCGCTGGACGGGGCGCATACCGCGCGGGCAGACGCTCGACGGCATCGTGCACGAGATGGACCTCTTCCCCACGATTGCAGCTGCGGTGGGCGCCGACATCGTCCCGAAGGACCGGGCCTTCGACGGCGTGAACCAGCTCCCCTACCTCGAGAAGCGACAGGCCACGTCAGCGCGCGAAACAGTGCTCATGTTCACCGGCAACGACGTGCGGGCGGTGAAGTGGAACGACTGGAAGTTCCACTATGCCTTCCAGCCCGAGCCACGCGTGACCGAGCCACCGTTGATGCGCCTGTTCAACCTGCGCTCCGACCCGCGCGAGGAGACCGACATCAAGGCGGTGCACCCGTGGGCGCTCGCGCACTTCGATCGCCTGGTCGGCGCCTTCACCGAGAGCACCCGGCGGTATCCCAACGTCCCCATCGGGGCCAAGGATCCCTACACACCGCCAGCCACGCGATAG
- a CDS encoding NAD(P)H-binding protein produces MSPPSEPPAPASPLRVFVVGATGSIGRATVRALRRHGHHVTCFVRPRAGRRGAEPNADAGAMAGVTVRTGDVTDPGSIARDGFQGDRFDAVVSCLASRTGAPRDAWAIDHQAHVHLLHAARQAGVSRWVQLSAICVQKPRLAFQHAKLAFEQALMASGLTWSIVRPTAFFKSLSGQVQRVRDGKPFLVFGDGTLTRCTPISDDDVATYLAECLEDPSRGNRILPIGGPGPAMTPRAQGEMLFALTGRPPRFTRVPVALLDVIIGVLSALGRAIPPLADKAEFARIGRYYATESMLVWDAAHERYDAEATPSTGTETLREHYARMLRGEVADDRGEHAVF; encoded by the coding sequence ATGTCACCGCCGTCCGAACCCCCAGCCCCCGCGTCTCCCCTCCGCGTCTTCGTGGTCGGCGCCACCGGGAGCATCGGGCGCGCCACGGTGCGCGCGCTCCGGCGCCATGGCCACCACGTCACCTGCTTTGTCCGGCCGCGCGCCGGGCGTCGGGGCGCCGAGCCTAACGCCGATGCGGGGGCGATGGCGGGGGTGACCGTGCGCACGGGAGACGTCACCGACCCGGGCTCCATCGCGCGAGACGGCTTTCAGGGCGACCGCTTCGACGCCGTGGTCTCGTGCCTGGCCTCGCGCACCGGGGCACCACGCGACGCCTGGGCCATCGATCACCAGGCGCACGTGCACCTGCTCCACGCCGCACGGCAGGCCGGCGTGTCGCGCTGGGTGCAACTCTCGGCCATCTGCGTGCAGAAGCCACGACTCGCCTTCCAGCACGCCAAGCTCGCGTTCGAACAGGCGCTGATGGCGTCGGGCCTCACCTGGTCCATCGTTCGCCCCACCGCCTTCTTCAAGTCGCTCTCCGGCCAGGTGCAACGTGTGCGCGACGGCAAACCGTTCCTCGTCTTCGGCGATGGGACGCTCACCCGCTGTACGCCGATCAGCGACGACGATGTCGCCACCTACCTGGCCGAGTGCCTGGAGGACCCGTCGCGCGGGAATCGGATCCTCCCTATCGGCGGGCCGGGCCCCGCCATGACGCCGCGCGCCCAGGGGGAGATGCTCTTCGCGCTGACGGGACGCCCGCCACGTTTCACGCGCGTCCCGGTCGCGCTCCTCGACGTCATCATCGGCGTGCTCAGCGCGTTAGGCCGGGCCATCCCCCCGCTGGCCGACAAGGCCGAGTTCGCCCGCATCGGACGCTACTACGCCACCGAATCGATGCTCGTATGGGACGCGGCGCACGAGCGATACGACGCCGAGGCAACGCCCTCGACCGGCACCGAGACGCTGCGCGAGCACTACGCGCGGATGCTGCGCGGGGAAGTGGCCGACGATCGGGGCGAGCACGCGGTGTTCTAG
- a CDS encoding NupC/NupG family nucleoside CNT transporter encodes MPLLRLRSLVALILLVGVCWALSRDRKAIAWRVVLWGVALQVLFGMLVLLTPVGTTFFAGVNNVLLNVMHFAESGAKFLFGDLIFNNIPVGPGTPGGNAPITPGATVARTGAYFAFHVLPTIIFFSSLMAVLYHLKIMQRVVHGVAWVMQRTMGTSGAETLATAGGIFVGLMETPLLVRPYLERMTRSEVFALMVAGLASISGGLLVAYVGLLSPFFPDIGGHLVSASFMSAPAALAVAKLLFPETEGAETSRALPVESEQRHDVNLIDAAGRGANEGLFMALKVGAMLIAFLSLLEMANAGFGWMGRIVGFEHLTLQGVLGVVMSPVAWIIGVPWTDARIVGELIGVKTILNEFVAYRQLADHLQGAGALQQRSVVLASYALAGFANFGSIAMQIAGMGELAPGKRTMLAELGMRALLGGAIAGLMTAAVAGLVLP; translated from the coding sequence ATGCCGCTGCTCCGCCTTCGCTCCCTCGTCGCCCTCATCCTGCTCGTCGGCGTCTGTTGGGCGCTGAGTCGCGACCGAAAGGCCATCGCATGGCGCGTGGTCCTGTGGGGCGTGGCGTTGCAGGTGCTGTTCGGCATGCTCGTCCTGCTCACCCCCGTCGGCACGACGTTCTTCGCCGGCGTGAACAACGTCCTCCTCAACGTGATGCACTTCGCCGAGTCGGGGGCGAAGTTCCTCTTCGGGGACCTGATCTTCAACAACATCCCCGTCGGCCCGGGGACGCCGGGTGGCAACGCGCCCATCACCCCTGGAGCGACGGTCGCGCGCACCGGCGCCTACTTCGCCTTCCACGTCCTCCCGACGATCATCTTCTTCTCGTCGCTGATGGCGGTGCTGTACCACCTCAAGATCATGCAGCGCGTGGTGCACGGCGTCGCCTGGGTGATGCAGCGGACGATGGGAACGTCGGGGGCCGAGACGCTGGCCACCGCCGGGGGGATTTTCGTAGGGCTGATGGAGACGCCGTTACTCGTTAGGCCGTACCTCGAGCGCATGACGCGCTCCGAGGTCTTTGCGCTCATGGTCGCCGGGCTCGCCTCGATCAGCGGCGGCCTGCTCGTGGCCTACGTCGGGCTCCTCTCGCCCTTCTTCCCCGACATCGGCGGCCACCTCGTCTCGGCGTCGTTCATGTCGGCGCCGGCGGCGCTCGCCGTCGCCAAGCTCCTCTTCCCCGAGACCGAAGGGGCCGAGACATCGCGCGCACTCCCGGTGGAGTCGGAGCAGCGACACGACGTGAACCTCATCGACGCTGCCGGTCGCGGGGCCAACGAAGGGCTGTTCATGGCGCTCAAGGTGGGGGCGATGCTCATCGCCTTCCTATCACTGCTCGAGATGGCGAACGCCGGCTTTGGCTGGATGGGGCGCATCGTCGGCTTCGAACACCTCACGCTGCAAGGGGTGCTGGGCGTCGTGATGTCGCCGGTCGCCTGGATCATCGGCGTTCCGTGGACCGACGCGCGCATCGTCGGAGAACTGATCGGCGTGAAGACGATCCTCAACGAGTTCGTCGCCTACCGGCAACTCGCCGATCACCTGCAGGGCGCCGGCGCGTTGCAGCAGCGTTCGGTGGTGCTGGCGAGCTACGCGCTGGCCGGCTTTGCCAACTTCGGGTCGATCGCCATGCAGATTGCCGGGATGGGCGAACTCGCCCCCGGCAAGCGCACGATGCTCGCCGAACTGGGGATGCGTGCCCTGTTAGGCGGAGCCATCGCCGGACTCATGACGGCGGCGGTCGCCGGACTCGTCCTCCCCTGA
- a CDS encoding aryldialkylphosphatase yields MVGGPVAGFIQTVLGPIAPDALGATLLHEHVLCDIRPPAWRADGLRGYDIPMEERFAIDYGEVHAPGNLILDQVELAVAELTRLRADGGRSVVDLSCGGLHPDPLGLAEASRRADVHVVMGCGWYVDDYQAPENAARTVESFAAEMLGQLQQGAWGTSVRAGIIGEIGCQAPWTPMEQRVMEGAVLAMQQSGAALTVHPGRHPDQPQEVADFLRARGVDMSRVVMSHIDRTIFDDDRLFRLADTGLVLEFDLFGMETTYYKLSDIDMPNDGVRVATLGRLKGRGHLGQIAISQDICYRSRLVKLGGHGYGHVFRNVVPLMRRRGFSEADMHQILVATPARLLTLR; encoded by the coding sequence ATAGTTGGAGGCCCGGTGGCCGGCTTCATCCAGACGGTGCTTGGCCCGATCGCTCCCGACGCACTGGGGGCAACGCTGCTGCACGAGCATGTGTTGTGTGACATCCGTCCTCCGGCGTGGCGCGCGGACGGACTCCGTGGCTACGACATCCCCATGGAGGAGCGCTTTGCCATCGACTACGGCGAGGTGCACGCCCCGGGCAACCTGATCCTTGACCAGGTGGAGCTGGCGGTCGCCGAGCTCACGCGCCTGCGCGCCGACGGGGGGCGCAGCGTGGTCGATCTTTCGTGTGGCGGCCTGCATCCCGACCCGTTGGGGCTCGCCGAGGCGTCGCGTCGTGCCGACGTGCACGTGGTGATGGGGTGCGGCTGGTATGTGGATGACTACCAGGCGCCAGAGAACGCCGCGCGCACGGTGGAGAGCTTCGCGGCCGAGATGCTCGGACAGCTGCAACAGGGGGCGTGGGGGACCAGCGTGCGGGCCGGGATCATCGGCGAGATCGGGTGCCAGGCGCCGTGGACGCCGATGGAGCAGCGCGTGATGGAAGGGGCGGTGCTGGCGATGCAGCAGAGCGGGGCGGCGCTCACGGTGCATCCCGGGCGGCACCCCGACCAGCCGCAGGAGGTCGCCGACTTCCTGCGCGCGCGCGGCGTGGACATGTCGCGCGTGGTGATGAGCCACATCGACCGCACGATCTTCGACGATGACCGCCTCTTCCGGCTGGCCGACACGGGGTTGGTGCTCGAGTTCGACCTGTTCGGCATGGAGACGACGTACTACAAGCTGTCGGACATCGACATGCCCAACGATGGGGTGCGCGTGGCGACGTTAGGCAGGTTGAAGGGGCGAGGGCACCTGGGCCAGATTGCGATCAGCCAGGACATCTGCTATCGCTCGCGCCTGGTCAAGCTCGGGGGGCATGGCTATGGGCACGTCTTCCGGAACGTCGTTCCGCTGATGCGGCGTCGCGGCTTCAGCGAGGCAGACATGCACCAGATCCTCGTGGCGACGCCGGCGCGCCTGTTGACCCTCCGCTGA
- a CDS encoding ChbG/HpnK family deacetylase, translating to MKPTAGARGRALRGWWFALAAVAIGYHAAPVPHIAPDEALLARLGYPPTARLLILHADDMAMTSGVTHVTQSAVRAGIVNSASMLAPPSFVDSVPTLLRAGERFDIGVHLTLTSESARLRWPPGRWTTATSPSTT from the coding sequence GTGAAGCCGACGGCCGGCGCGCGTGGCCGGGCGCTGCGCGGGTGGTGGTTCGCGCTCGCGGCGGTGGCGATCGGATACCACGCGGCCCCGGTCCCGCACATTGCGCCTGACGAAGCGCTCCTGGCGCGGCTCGGATATCCTCCCACGGCGCGCCTTCTCATCCTGCACGCCGACGACATGGCGATGACGTCCGGCGTCACGCACGTGACGCAGTCCGCCGTGCGCGCCGGGATCGTGAACTCCGCGTCGATGCTGGCTCCCCCGTCGTTCGTCGATTCCGTCCCCACGCTCCTTCGTGCCGGCGAGCGATTCGACATCGGCGTGCACTTGACGCTCACCAGCGAGAGCGCTCGCCTGCGCTGGCCGCCGGGGCGCTGGACGACGGCCACATCGCCATCAACGACATGA
- a CDS encoding MaoC family dehydratase: MLTSFLGRVNLPEDPVSPSPSNASPSGSSAVAARGALRARVGTELGVSDWYLITQARIDGFGSVTDDIEPLHNDPEWCHQHSPYGRPIAHGFLTLSLLTRFLHDITANAMAGDTRHAGFPLNYGFDRVRFVSPVPVDSRIRGRVVLTEAESRETGELFRFAVMVEIEGSSKPALVAEWLSLWVAEGGACG; this comes from the coding sequence ATGCTCACTAGCTTTTTGGGTCGTGTCAACCTGCCCGAGGATCCCGTGTCCCCGTCGCCGTCCAACGCCTCACCGTCCGGAAGTTCGGCCGTCGCCGCCAGGGGGGCGCTGCGCGCCCGCGTCGGGACCGAACTCGGCGTCTCCGACTGGTACCTGATCACGCAAGCGCGCATCGACGGCTTCGGCTCCGTCACCGACGACATCGAGCCGTTGCATAACGATCCGGAGTGGTGCCACCAGCACAGTCCCTACGGCCGCCCCATCGCGCACGGCTTCCTGACGCTCTCGCTCCTGACCCGATTCCTGCACGACATCACGGCGAATGCGATGGCGGGCGACACGCGACATGCCGGCTTCCCGCTCAACTACGGTTTCGATCGTGTCCGCTTCGTCTCGCCGGTCCCCGTCGACTCGCGCATCCGCGGTCGCGTGGTGCTGACGGAGGCCGAGTCGCGCGAGACGGGCGAGCTGTTCAGGTTTGCCGTGATGGTCGAGATCGAGGGATCGTCGAAACCTGCGCTCGTGGCGGAGTGGCTGTCGCTGTGGGTGGCCGAGGGGGGCGCGTGCGGGTGA
- a CDS encoding DinB family protein, with amino-acid sequence MNIAATYDYLTRARRDLWRTLEAVPDALLSRPLIEGVRFECLKDYVFHIAEVEDGWINGDIRGGQMLQRAIPELRDAGPSFAAIPLGTLLDYWRVVEGETLRYLASLTEHDLARVVPLEDWPEKQLTVGALLSHVMIHEIRHTAQLCVLLRSQGVAPPSLDLLFYL; translated from the coding sequence GTGAATATCGCCGCCACCTACGACTACCTCACCCGCGCACGGCGAGACCTCTGGCGCACCCTCGAGGCGGTCCCTGACGCACTGCTCTCACGTCCCCTCATCGAGGGTGTTCGGTTCGAGTGCCTCAAGGACTACGTGTTTCACATCGCCGAGGTCGAGGATGGGTGGATCAACGGCGACATCCGGGGCGGACAGATGCTGCAGCGCGCCATCCCCGAGCTTCGCGACGCCGGGCCGTCGTTCGCGGCCATTCCGCTTGGCACGCTGCTCGACTACTGGCGCGTGGTCGAGGGGGAGACGCTGCGCTACCTCGCGTCACTCACGGAGCATGACCTGGCGCGCGTGGTTCCGCTGGAGGACTGGCCGGAGAAGCAGCTGACGGTGGGCGCGCTGCTCTCGCATGTGATGATCCACGAAATCCGTCACACGGCGCAGCTGTGCGTGTTGCTACGATCACAGGGTGTCGCCCCGCCGTCGCTCGACCTGCTGTTCTATCTGTAG
- a CDS encoding MFS transporter has translation MMERERTQGAWSLAIVLFLANSLSFVDRQVLTLLVKPMRAELGISDVQVSLLQGLAFASLYAILGLPLGRLADRTHRPRLMAAGIAVWSGMTVASAFASDYAHLFIARMGVAVGEAALAPAAVSLLSDRFPRSRVGRAIALFQAGIFVGSALALLAGGWLLAAYDAGGLEWLRALGITSGWRAVLLVVGAPGWLVALLLLFVHEPRHGAAAPSTPQLGVRASLAWVWARRDVYTGVIVAFTAITVLAYGSLAWAPTVLVRVHALASADAGIRLGMIMLFAGPLGVVGAGWLVDRLAAKGRADAPIAAAMGGAIAFAIVVPAFALAPTLALAMLGAVALAFAQGYPYGIASTSFAMVTPPEMRGQVVALYLLISNLLGLTLGPLLVALGTDRIFHDDLAVGRSLALLPLVTIPLAIAGLVGARSAYARAYAAITHTR, from the coding sequence ATGATGGAGCGCGAGCGCACGCAGGGCGCGTGGTCGTTGGCGATCGTGCTGTTTCTCGCCAACAGTCTGTCGTTCGTCGACCGTCAGGTGCTGACCCTCCTGGTGAAGCCGATGCGTGCGGAGCTTGGCATCTCCGACGTGCAGGTGAGCCTGCTGCAGGGACTCGCGTTCGCCAGCCTGTACGCCATCCTCGGTCTCCCGCTCGGGCGATTGGCCGATCGCACGCATCGACCGCGCCTCATGGCGGCGGGGATCGCGGTGTGGAGCGGGATGACGGTCGCGTCGGCGTTTGCCAGCGACTACGCGCACCTGTTCATCGCTCGCATGGGGGTGGCGGTGGGCGAAGCGGCGCTCGCGCCGGCTGCGGTGTCCTTGCTGTCCGACCGATTCCCACGGTCGCGCGTCGGGCGGGCGATCGCCCTCTTCCAGGCGGGGATCTTCGTTGGGTCGGCGCTCGCGCTGCTGGCGGGCGGGTGGCTGCTCGCTGCCTATGATGCCGGCGGGTTGGAGTGGTTGCGCGCGTTAGGCATCACGAGCGGCTGGCGGGCGGTACTGCTGGTGGTTGGGGCGCCGGGGTGGCTCGTGGCGCTCCTCCTGCTCTTCGTGCATGAGCCGCGGCATGGCGCCGCAGCGCCATCGACGCCACAGCTCGGCGTTCGTGCCTCGCTGGCCTGGGTGTGGGCGCGGCGCGATGTGTACACCGGCGTCATCGTCGCCTTCACGGCGATCACCGTGCTGGCCTACGGCTCGCTGGCCTGGGCCCCGACGGTGCTGGTGCGCGTACACGCCCTCGCATCGGCCGATGCGGGGATCCGGCTCGGGATGATCATGCTCTTCGCGGGGCCGCTGGGGGTCGTGGGCGCGGGGTGGCTCGTGGACCGGTTGGCGGCGAAGGGCCGCGCCGACGCGCCAATTGCCGCGGCGATGGGTGGGGCGATCGCCTTTGCGATCGTGGTCCCGGCCTTTGCCCTCGCCCCCACGCTCGCGCTCGCGATGCTTGGCGCCGTGGCGCTCGCCTTTGCGCAGGGGTATCCCTACGGCATCGCCAGCACCTCGTTCGCGATGGTCACCCCGCCGGAGATGCGCGGGCAGGTGGTGGCGCTCTATCTCTTGATCTCGAACCTGCTGGGGCTGACACTTGGTCCATTGCTCGTGGCACTCGGCACCGACCGCATCTTTCACGACGATCTGGCCGTCGGACGATCGCTGGCGCTCCTGCCGCTCGTCACGATCCCGTTGGCGATCGCCGGGCTGGTCGGTGCACGCTCGGCGTATGCGCGTGCCTACGCTGCCATCACCCACACGCGATAG
- a CDS encoding penicillin acylase family protein translates to MRYTAYGMPHVRASTLAGAGEGYGWAFARENLCLTMEKIVTLSGDRSRYIGPDSGYVDDFVGVRLTNVESDAVYRYLLDAEAVAAVRRAASADVRALLRGYVAGFNRHVRGTPMPNEWCRDRSWFRPVTEDDIWRRVTQVPLIMTSMLLLREIASAAPPGARVGNVSSPLRHDIFLALAQRGGPTGGSNALGAGRALLGPNGGGFTFSNPHFPWRGTERLYAMHLTVPGRLDLFGSTLYGVPVPMIGFSESIGWSDTHTTDKRSTIYELTLDPSDPTRYRVGDSTVAMRAVTVRIPTSSDVRTHTIWETRYGPIIVTPNLPWTRERAYAFADPERGNVRMADTFLAIARAKSVHGIRDALFKYHGSPWSNITAADRHGEVFFANISVAGYVTDAQLARCTVRSAARQYEDLADVTVLDGSDPQCAWTRDPRAPQPGIIPAQLRPWTIRRDVTLNSNDSHWFSTPSPAGALEGFLKVIGPERTARGERSRVAALYAQGFTPPSGAPLTPAAWEQRFFSSRNLTAELVLDDLLADCRATPRVTLEGGAAVDLTEGCRVLGAWDRTDRLESRGSALFAEFARNIERVPMTGFAFAPRFWRVPFDPADPVGTPRGLVPSDETRRALARAVARFTGGQVALDAPLGEVQASSRGGRRLPVSGASYTYHMVSPGAFEVGKGITEIRTGDSYIHAVTLGPRGPHGRFIVTYSQSTNTASPHFADMTEVYSKQQWIDVAFTPAEIAAAQVGPVVRWKR, encoded by the coding sequence GTGCGATACACCGCGTACGGCATGCCCCACGTGCGCGCCTCGACCCTCGCGGGGGCCGGCGAGGGATATGGCTGGGCCTTCGCGCGCGAGAACCTCTGCCTGACGATGGAGAAGATCGTGACGCTCTCCGGGGACCGCAGCCGCTACATCGGCCCCGACAGCGGCTACGTCGACGACTTCGTGGGCGTGCGACTCACCAACGTGGAGAGCGATGCCGTCTATCGCTACCTGCTCGACGCCGAGGCGGTGGCTGCCGTGCGACGCGCCGCCTCGGCCGACGTGCGGGCCCTGTTGCGCGGCTATGTGGCCGGCTTCAACCGGCACGTGCGCGGCACGCCGATGCCTAACGAATGGTGCCGCGACCGATCGTGGTTCCGCCCCGTCACCGAGGACGACATCTGGCGGCGCGTGACGCAGGTGCCGCTCATCATGACCTCGATGCTGCTCCTGCGCGAGATCGCGAGCGCCGCCCCGCCGGGTGCGCGCGTGGGCAACGTCTCGTCGCCGCTGCGTCACGACATCTTCCTCGCCCTGGCCCAGCGCGGCGGTCCCACGGGGGGCTCCAACGCCCTCGGTGCCGGGCGCGCGCTGCTCGGCCCGAACGGCGGGGGCTTCACCTTCTCCAATCCGCACTTCCCCTGGCGAGGCACCGAGCGCCTCTATGCCATGCACCTGACGGTCCCGGGACGCCTCGACCTCTTCGGCTCCACCCTCTACGGCGTCCCCGTGCCGATGATCGGTTTCTCCGAGTCCATCGGCTGGTCCGATACGCACACCACCGACAAGCGCAGCACCATCTACGAACTCACCCTCGACCCGTCGGACCCCACGCGCTATCGCGTGGGAGACTCGACGGTGGCCATGCGCGCCGTCACCGTCCGCATCCCCACGAGCTCCGACGTGCGCACGCACACGATCTGGGAAACGCGCTACGGCCCGATCATCGTTACTCCCAACCTCCCGTGGACCCGGGAGCGCGCGTACGCCTTCGCCGATCCGGAACGGGGGAACGTGCGCATGGCCGACACCTTCCTCGCCATTGCCCGCGCGAAGTCGGTCCATGGCATTCGCGACGCGCTCTTCAAGTACCACGGATCGCCGTGGTCGAACATCACGGCCGCCGACCGGCACGGCGAGGTCTTCTTCGCCAACATCTCCGTCGCCGGCTACGTCACCGACGCGCAGCTGGCCCGTTGCACCGTGCGCAGCGCCGCGCGGCAGTACGAGGACCTGGCCGACGTCACCGTGCTCGACGGATCGGACCCGCAGTGCGCCTGGACCCGCGATCCCCGCGCCCCGCAGCCGGGGATCATCCCCGCACAGCTGCGCCCGTGGACCATTCGCCGGGACGTGACGCTCAACTCCAACGACTCCCACTGGTTCTCGACCCCATCTCCCGCGGGAGCGCTCGAGGGATTCCTCAAGGTCATCGGTCCCGAGCGCACGGCGCGCGGCGAGCGTTCGCGGGTGGCGGCGCTGTACGCACAGGGGTTCACCCCGCCGTCAGGGGCACCGCTCACCCCGGCCGCGTGGGAGCAGCGCTTCTTTAGTTCGCGCAACCTCACCGCCGAACTCGTGCTCGACGACCTGCTCGCCGATTGCCGGGCGACGCCGCGCGTCACCCTGGAGGGAGGGGCCGCCGTCGATCTCACCGAGGGCTGTCGCGTCTTGGGGGCATGGGACCGCACCGACCGCCTGGAGTCGCGCGGCTCCGCGCTCTTCGCGGAGTTCGCGCGGAACATCGAGCGTGTTCCCATGACCGGCTTCGCCTTTGCGCCGCGGTTCTGGCGCGTCCCGTTCGACCCCGCCGACCCCGTCGGGACTCCGCGAGGGCTCGTGCCATCGGACGAAACGCGACGGGCGCTGGCGCGCGCGGTGGCGCGCTTCACCGGCGGCCAGGTCGCGCTCGACGCGCCGCTGGGCGAGGTGCAGGCCTCGTCGCGTGGCGGGCGCCGCCTCCCCGTCTCGGGGGCCAGCTACACGTACCATATGGTATCCCCCGGCGCCTTCGAGGTCGGCAAGGGGATCACCGAGATTCGCACCGGCGACAGCTACATCCACGCCGTCACGTTGGGACCGCGCGGGCCGCACGGACGCTTTATTGTCACCTACTCGCAATCCACCAACACCGCCTCGCCACACTTCGCCGACATGACCGAGGTGTACTCGAAGCAGCAGTGGATCGACGTCGCGTTTACGCCGGCAGAAATCGCGGCGGCGCAGGTGGGGCCCGTGGTCCGCTGGAAGCGGTAG
- a CDS encoding GGDEF domain-containing protein produces the protein MLKDGQVERRNASDGYAFHYIDLDHFKPVNDTHGHAAGDEVLQVIARRLQGLVRRDDIVVRLGGDEFAIVQSGVSSAAGAETLAARVIDLASQPIAIGPVEVRVGASIGIAVCVGGSTPLLHALQLADRALYRAKRAGGGCCMLSHVDEAAPDVQAAAGDLA, from the coding sequence CTGCTCAAGGACGGCCAGGTCGAGCGCCGCAATGCGTCGGACGGATACGCCTTCCACTACATCGACCTCGACCACTTCAAGCCGGTCAACGACACGCACGGGCATGCGGCGGGCGACGAGGTGCTGCAGGTGATCGCGCGCCGGCTGCAGGGACTCGTCAGGCGGGACGATATCGTGGTGCGACTCGGCGGGGACGAGTTTGCCATCGTCCAGAGCGGCGTTTCCAGTGCGGCCGGGGCCGAGACGCTCGCGGCCAGGGTGATCGACCTCGCGTCGCAGCCCATCGCGATCGGTCCGGTGGAGGTGCGGGTGGGGGCGAGCATCGGGATTGCGGTCTGCGTGGGAGGGAGCACGCCGCTGCTGCACGCGCTGCAGCTTGCCGATCGCGCGCTGTATCGCGCCAAACGGGCAGGGGGCGGCTGTTGCATGTTGAGCCACGTGGACGAGGCGGCACCGGACGTTCAGGCCGCCGCCGGCGACCTCGCCTAA